One stretch of Hemibagrus wyckioides isolate EC202008001 linkage group LG01, SWU_Hwy_1.0, whole genome shotgun sequence DNA includes these proteins:
- the mrap2a gene encoding melanocortin-2 receptor accessory protein 2A, which produces MPVLQHPNTTAGVSHTDYEWRYEYYDDEEPVSFEGLKAHKYSIVIGFWVGLAVFVIFMFFVLTLLTKTGAPHPESAEPCEDCVHLTSCVEELGRPREPENTRAGLPRPLLEESRFLFNCYINEEEQAGDRSLSQARRAHTRSNSSDSSGQMKTGGLIVQSTQLEMMEDNEAAFLAHFNIPNFVNSELSSTLGEDDLLLGEPPIIMDSETHSHSTSLIRD; this is translated from the exons atgCCTGTGTTACAGCATCCAAACACCACTGCTGGCGTTTCGCACACAGATTATGAATGGAGGTACGAATACTACGATGACGAAGAGCCAGTTTCGTTCGAGGGACTCAAAGCACACAAAT ATTCCATTGTAATTGGCTTCTGGGTGGGTCTTGCagtgtttgtcatttttatgttCTTCGTGCTCACTCTTCTGACCAAGACAGGAGCTCCGCATCCAGA GAGTGCTGAACCGTGTGAGGATTGCGTACATCTGACTAGCTGTGTTGAGGAACTAGGCCGCCCTCGGGAGCCAGAGAACACCAGAGCTGGTCTACCTCGACCTTTGCTGGAGGAGTCTCGCTTTCTCTTTAACTGCTACATTAATGAAGAAGAGCAAGCAGGAGATCGGTCCCTGAGCCAAGCCCGCAGAGCTCACACACGATCAAACAGCAGTGACTCGAGTGGCCAGATGAAAACCGGTGGCCTAATTGTTCAGAGTACACAACTGGAGATGATGGAAGATAATGAGGCAGCTTTTCTGGCTCATTTCAACATCCCAAACTTTGTGAACTCTGAACTCAGCTCCACACTGGGTGAAGATGACTTACTGCTGGGTGAGCCACCTATAATAATGGACAGTGAAACTCATTCCCACAGTACCAGTCTCATTAGAGACTAA